One genomic segment of Chelonia mydas isolate rCheMyd1 chromosome 1, rCheMyd1.pri.v2, whole genome shotgun sequence includes these proteins:
- the LOC122465960 gene encoding collagen alpha-1(VII) chain-like translates to MFNKSEGPEVTLTHRTALLADSNPIQTVRDLRIVDIGVNSLKVSWKKTPGVTHYKISWVPFSGGLETSRIVPAEIIFFTITKLQESTTYTIRVSSMIQEREGSPVLLSAKTLGFPKVTQFAVQESTESSILLSWTGVPGASAYLLTWRLASASDLSTELLGAASRSYRVADLKPGGMYSFSIRPLFGETEGPEVVLTERIGLAVFLL, encoded by the exons CCTTGCTCGCAGACTCAAACCCCATCCAGACCGTCCGGGATTTGCGGATCGTTGACATTGGAGTAAACAGCTTGAAGGTCTCCTGGAAAAAGACCCCGGGCGTAACGCACTATAAGATATCCTGGGTCCCATTCAGTG GTGGCTTGGAAACCTCACGGATTGTTCCAGCAGAGATCATATTTTTCACAATTACCAAGCTGCAGGAGAGCACAACGTACACCATCCGTGTGTCTTCAATGATCCAGGAACGGGAGGGAAGCCCAGTGCTTCTCAGTGCCAAAACAC TGGGTTTTCCTAAAGTGACTCAGTTTGCAGTTCAGGAGAGCACGGAAAGCAGCATTTTACTGAGCTGGACGGGCGTTCCTGGGGCCTCTGCATATTTATTAACATGGCGCCTGGCATCAG cGTCTGATCTTTCCACTGAACTGTTGGGAGCAGCTTCTAGATCGTATCGCGTTGCAGACCTGAAGCCAGGAGGGATGTACTCTTTTTCAATAAGACCGCTCTTCGGAGAGACGGAGGGGCCAGAGGTGGTGCTTACTGAGCGGATAG GGCTAGCTGTGTTCTTACTATGA